The Theileria annulata chromosome 3, complete sequence, *** SEQUENCING IN PROGRESS *** genome has a segment encoding these proteins:
- a CDS encoding uncharacterized protein (note;~Tap-24g11.q1c.C.cand.53 - score = 23.67;~2 probable transmembrane helices predicted for TA04695 by TMHMM2.0 at aa 4-22 and 76-98;~Signal peptide predicted for TA04695 by SignalP 2.0 HMM (Signal peptide probability 0.903, signal anchor probability 0.000) with cleavage site probability 0.847 between residues 18 and 19) yields the protein MTSIITILTITLIECVFGVIYVDLKNFIISNGVNVFHGRFNINSRYFMFVGDSEPISELRYGNEVIFPKENGSQEYNLFVELFIINKVILVSFYVHTFNDGLLKSVNRHTISISSDKYSHISNEEFMSKINKPVLVSFDIGPKPKHPFIKSTISLVLKRFLHKYIFEDNYKGFMLDGKSGPLYKFGYVYDSNRPAVVGYTKLPYLTEESFLITIYNLYEPFMIQFPFGCLQNYEIKTIFGIEYWFLTTYDGDLLQDREHMNAIKLHISYRNQYGITLITLDISELVSPELFGIEKVTGPIGNWKYTLYKLMDKYVNQYRIRIIIDSKIDNRTIFMQRNQYISFNIEVYRNEKETYIIMCYDVFKLEKIKKKCNFYYKRRKMNHYITLIKSECIDINKRIEKSYPIKLDITIDEEQPSLFEKKEISDGEMTIHHFSIKETNDFGESILNKYVFGAVYATGSFQPGNIPLEPFRKNKVMINPNINTNKFIVRNKSTFDDLNTPQYQLFRLRT from the exons ATGACATCAATAATTACGATTCTGACAATAACATTGATTGAATGTGTGTTTGGAGTAATTTATGTTGAtctaaagaattttattatatctaatGGAGTGAATGTATTTCATGGTAGATTCAATATAAACTCCAGATATTTTATGTTTGTTGGTGATTCAGAACCCATTAGTGAATTAAGATACGGAAATGAAGTGATATTTCCAAAGGAGAATGGTTCACAggaatacaatttatttgttgaattatttataataaataaggTTATTCTGGTATCATTTTATGTCCACACATTTAATGATGGATTATTGAAATCAGTCAATCGACATACCATTAGCATATCATCTGACAAATACAGTCACATAAgtaatgaagaatttatgtcaaaaataaataaaccTGTTCTAGTTTCATTTGATATTGGACCGAAACCAAAACATCCGTTTATAAAAAGTACCATTTCTCTTGTTTTAAAACGATTTTTgcataaatatatatttgaagataattataaagGTTTTATGCTTGATGGCAAATCAGGTCCACTATATAAATTCGGATATGTATATGATTCGAATCGTCCTGCTGTTGTAGGTTATACAAAGCTTCCATATTTAACTGAAGAATCCTTTTTGATTAcgatatataattt gTATGAACCTTTTATGATTCAATTTCCTTTTGGTTGTCTTcaaaattatgaaatcaAGACAATATTTGGTATTGAGTACTGGTTTTTGACAACATACGATGGTGATTTGTTACAAGATCGTGAACACATGAATGCAATCAAATTACATATATCATACAGAAATCAGTATGGGATAACTTTAATTACATTAGACATATCAGAACTTGTTAGTCCCGAATTATTTGGTATTGAAAAAGTTACAGGACCAATTGGTAATTGGAAATACACACTGTACAAATTGATGGATAAATATGTGAATCAGTATAGAATAAGGATCATAATTGACTCAAAAATAGATAACAGAACGATATTTATGCAAAGAAATCAATATATTAGTTTCAATATAGAAGTGTACAGAAATGAAAAAGAAACATACATCATAATGTGTTATGACGTATTTAAacttgaaaaaattaaaaaaaagtgcaatttttattacaaaagaagaaaaatgAATCATTACataacattaattaaaagTGAATGtattgatataaataaaaggATAGAAAAATCATATCCGATAAAACTAGATATTACTATTGATGAAGAACAACCATCATTATTTGAGAAAAAGGAAATATCAGATGGTGAAATGACAATTCATCATTTCTCAATAAAGGAAACTAATGATTTCGGAGAATCCATATTGAACAAATATGTGTTTGGGGCTGTTTATGCAACAGGAAGTTTTCAACCAGGTAACATACCATTGGAACCATTTAGAAAAAACAAGGTGATGATTAATCCAAACATAAACacaaacaaatttattgtaaGGAACAAATCAACATTTGATGATCTGAACACACCACAATATCAGTTATTCCGACTAAgaacataa
- a CDS encoding uncharacterized protein (note;~Tap-24g11.q1c.C.cand.54 - score = 22.92;~2 probable transmembrane helices predicted for TA04690 by TMHMM2.0 at aa 4-22 and 76-98;~Signal peptide predicted for TA04690 by SignalP 2.0 HMM (Signal peptide probability 0.903, signal anchor probability 0.000) with cleavage site probability 0.847 between residues 18 and 19), which yields MTSIITILTITLIECVFGVIYVDLKNFIISNGVNVFHGRFNINSRYFMFVGDSEPISELRYGNEVIFPKENGSQEYNLFVELFIINKVILVSFYVHTFNDGLLKSVNRHTISISSDKYSHISNEEFMSKINGPVLVSIDIGPKPKHPFIKSTTSENVNYQIRRFKLAYNYNWFIFDGKSIPLYRFGYVYDSNRPSVVGYTKRPYLTEECVSIAIYKSHPDYNNLFQFMFEPFMIELYGHYRHIYEMRPILGEEYWVLKEYSDVMLLDEVNKNSLKLYRLYRRHNKGLPIITLDISELISPELFGIQKVTGSTRNYIYTLYKHERKFEYEDRISVIMDSNIIYRNIYVPKIKYKYFNLEVYRNDEATYVILNQKYEIRNHIKVIKSRLIKKGVNEEKYDELKDKEGTKIIQMFEKSYPIKLDITIDEEQPSLFEKKEISDGEMTIHHFSIKETNDFGESILNKYVFGAVYATGSFQPGNIPLEPFRKNKVMINPNINTNKFIVRNKSTFDDLNTPQYQLFRLRT from the coding sequence ATGACATCAATAATTACGATTCTGACAATAACATTGATTGAATGTGTGTTTGGAGTAATTTATGTTGAtctaaagaattttattatatctaatGGAGTGAATGTATTTCATGGTAGATTCAATATAAACTCCAGATATTTTATGTTTGTTGGTGATTCAGAACCCATTAGTGAATTAAGATACGGAAATGAAGTGATATTTCCAAAGGAGAATGGTTCACAggaatacaatttatttgttgaattatttataataaataaggTTATTCTGGTATCATTTTATGTCCACACATTTAATGATGGATTATTGAAATCAGTCAATCGACATACCATTAGCATATCATCTGACAAATACAGTCACATAAgtaatgaagaatttatgtcaaaaataaatggaCCAGTTCTAGTTTCAATTGATATTGGACCGAAACCAAAACATCCATTTATAAAAAGTACCACTTCtgaaaatgttaattatcaaatacGTAGATTTAAACTTGCATATAATTACAATTGGTTTATTTTTGATGGTAAGTCAATCCCACTATATAGATTTGGATATGTATATGATTCTAATCGTCCTTCTGTTGTAGGTTATACAAAACGTCCATATTTAACTGAAGAATGTGTTTCTATTGCAATTTATAAATCACACCCtgattataataatttgtttcaATTTATGTTTGAACCTTTTATGATTGAACTATATGGTCATTATAGACATATATATGAAATGAGGCCTATTTTAGGTGAAGAATACTGGGTTTTAAAAGAATACAGTGATGTTATGTTATTAGATGAAGTAAacaaaaattcattaaaattatatagatTATACAGAAGACATAATAAAGGATTGCCAATAATTACATTAGACATATCAGAACTTATTAGTCCTGAATTATTTGGAATTCAAAAAGTTACAGGATCAACCAGAAACTACATATACACATTATATAAGCACGAACgaaaatttgaatatgAAGATAGAATAAGTGTCATTATGGattcaaatataatatacagaaatatttatgttccaaaaataaaatacaaatatttcaatttaGAAGTGTACAGAAATGATGAAGCAACGTATGTGATATTGAAtcaaaaatatgaaataagAAATCATATAAAAGTTATAAAATCaagattaataaaaaagGGGGTGAATGAGGAAAAATACGATGAACTTAAAGATAAAGAGGgaacaaaaataattcaaatgTTTGAAAAATCATATCCGATAAAACTAGATATTACTATTGATGAAGAGCAACCATCATTATTTGAGAAAAAGGAAATATCAGATGGTGAAATGACAATTCATCATTTCTCAATAAAGGAAACTAATGATTTCGGAGAATCCATATTGAACAAATATGTGTTTGGGGCTGTTTATGCAACAGGAAGTTTTCAACCAGGTAACATACCATTGGAACCATTTAGAAAAAACAAGGTGATGATTAATCCAAACATAAATacaaacaaatttattgtaaGGAACAAATCAACATTTGATGATCTGAACACACCACAATATCAGTTATTCCGACTAAgaacataa
- a CDS encoding uncharacterized protein (note;~Tap-24g11.q1c.C.cand.57 - score = 33.43;~Apicoplast targetting peptide predicted by the PlasmoAP tool;~Signal peptide predicted for TA04675 by SignalP 2.0 HMM (Signal peptide probability 0.903, signal anchor probability 0.000) with cleavage site probability 0.847 between residues 18 and 19) codes for MTSIITILTITLIECVFGVIYVDLKNFIVPNGVNVFHGRFNSNGVYKLIIYQPNSIKLVKFGDCILFPRSFVSKAQKFLDYKLAIELFLDNSNKFALIHKFTSNLDSSFTYQRFSFKLNPDCFTFITIDQLLTHIETDVFLSFDVSSNHCHPFLKVTTQMLNENEIKLYSITDRFYNVKFNGIEAPKYSIGSVYDSKFSAAVCYNKIDVLTSSCIKIAIFNRNSKKIVQIDNGFKLEFSLRKFLGVKYWFLTKKSTDPVHDIRIHSAIYLYDMIHSSPGVLPIVLDISENISPDLYGIEKVIGMADEWTYTLYKVKKSHQKDYAIRSVVETWTNVNKIYTPKENDQHLYVEVLRNDSKTMLFMFSYVKEDLGLKLKYEILQKSSGEEEYTKLNEEQSKVAMDEFKKIYPIKIDVTVEEEPNSLYEKRELYNEEEVFHYLSIKETNELGENITEKYRIGNVYGLYQYEVGNVESEEYRKKKTMIEGNINKKEIIIKKVEIEDINREKYEIYEPIN; via the exons ATGACATCAATAATTACGATTCTGACAATAACATTGATTGAATGTGTATTTGGAGTAATTTATGTTGAtctaaagaattttattgTTCCTAATGGAGTGAATGTATTTCATGGTAGATTCAATTCCAATGGCGTCTATAAATTGATCATTTATCAACCTAATAGTATTAAACTCGTTAAATTTGGAGATTGTATTCTTTTCCCAAGGAGTTTTGTTTCCAAAGCacaaaaatttttagattatAAATTGGCAATAGAGttatttttagataattcaaataaattcgctttaattcataaattCACTTCTAATCTAGACTCCTCTTTTACCTACCAAAGATTTTCGTTTAAACTTAATCCGGATTGCTTCACTTTTATTACAATTGATCAGTTACTAACTCATATTGAAACAGATGTTTTTTTATCTTTCGATGTTTCATCAAATCACTGTCACCCATTCTTAAAAGTTACAACACAAATGCTTAATGAAAACGAAATAAAGCTTTATTCTATAACTGATAGATTTTACAACGTTAAATTTAACGGAATAGAGGCACCCAAATACTCCATTGGATCGGTATACgattcaaaattttctgCAGCAGTATGTTACAACAAAATAGACGTGTTGACTTCATcttgtattaaaattgcAATTTTCAACAg gaactctaaaaaaattgttCAAATCGATAATGGGTTCAAGCTTGAATTTAGtttaagaaaatttttaggtGTTAAATACTGGTTTTTAACCAAAAAATCGACAGATCCTGTTCATGATATACGAATTCATTCAGCTATTTATCTTTATGACATGATTCACAGCAGCCCTGGTGTTCTACCGATAGTATTGGATATATCAGAAAATATCAGTCCTGACCTATATGGAATAGAAAAAGTTATAGGAATGGCAGATGAATGGACTTACACATTAtataaagttaaaaaaAGCCACCAAAAAGATTATGCTATCAGGTCAGTAGTTGAAACATGGACAAAcgttaataaaatttacacGCCAAAAGAAAATGATCAACACCTTTACGTAGAAGTTTTAAGAAATGACAGTAAAACAATGTTATTTATGTTTTCATACGTGAAGGAGGACCTTGGCTTGAAATTAAAGTACGAAATACTCCAAAAATCAAGCGGTGAGGAAGAATATACGAAATTGAACGAAGAACAATCAAAAGTGGCGATGGATGAATTTAAGAAAATATATCCAATAAAAATAGATGTTACAGTTGAAGAGGAACCAAACTCATTATACGAAAAGAGGGAGTTGTACAATGAAGAAGAGGTCTTTCATTATCTTTCAATCAAAGAAACGAACGAGTTAGGAGAAAACATTACTGAAAAATACAGAATTGGAAATGTTTATGGATTATATCAATACGAAGTTGGAAATGTTGAGAGTGAAGAATACAGGAAAAAAAAGACAATGATAGAGGGaaacattaataaaaaggagataataattaaaaaggTTGAAATAGAAGATATAAATAGagaaaaatatgaaatatacgaaccaataaattaa
- a CDS encoding uncharacterized protein (Signal peptide predicted for TA09500 by SignalP 2.0 HMM (Signal peptide probability 0.903, signal anchor probability 0.000) with cleavage site probability 0.847 between residues 18 and 19) has protein sequence MTSIITILTITLIECVFGVIYVDLKNFIISNGVNVFHGRFNINSRYFMFVGDSEPISELRYGNEVIFPKENGSQEYNLLVELFIINKVILVSFYVHTFNDGLLKSVNRHTISISSDKYSHISNEEFIYKINRNVLVSFDIGPKPKHPFIKRSISDHVNFQMYRYKFEDKYKGFMLDGKSGPLYRFGYVYDSNRPAVVGYTKRPYLTDECVSIAIYISHPDYNNLFQFIFEPFMIELYGHYIRTYEMRPILGDEYWFLTEYSDVMLSDQMNRNAIRLYMLYRAHNRGLPVITIDISELASPELYGIEKVTGSSNLWNHNYTFYKLKDKFDNEYKIRLIIDSNINNRNIYVPKIKYKHFNIEVYRNEEATYVVISDKDEIMDGIRIKQSRLFKKGVNEKKYNNIKNRERKKIIQKFEKSYPIKLDITIDEEQPSLFEKKEISDGEMTIHHFSIKETNDFGESILNKYVFGAVYATGSFQPGNIPLEPFRKNKVMINPNINTNKFIVRNKSTFDDLNTPQYQLFRLRT, from the coding sequence ATGACATCAATAATTACGATTCTGACAATAACATTGATTGAATGTGTGTTTGGAGTCATTTATGTTGAtctaaagaattttattatatctaatGGAGTGAATGTATTTCATGGTAGATTCAATATAAACTCCAGATATTTTATGTTTGTTGGTGATTCAGAACCCATTAGTGAATTAAGATACGGAAATGAAGTGATATTTCCAAAGGAGAATGGTTCACAGGAATACAATTTACTtgttgaattatttataataaataaggTTATTCTGGTATCATTTTATGTCCACACATTTAATGATGGATTATTGAAATCAGTCAATCGACATACCATTAGCATATCATCTGACAAATACAGTCACATAAgtaatgaagaatttatCTACAAGATAAATAGGAATGTTCTAGTTTCATTTGATATTGGACCGAAACCAAAACATCCGTTTATAAAAAGATCCATTTCTGATCATgttaattttcaaatgtatagatataaatttgaagataaatataaagGTTTTATGCTTGATGGCAAATCAGGTCCACTATATAGATTTGGATATGTATATGATTCGAATCGTCCTGCAGTTGTAGGTTATACAAAACGTCCATATTTAACTGATGAATGTGTTTCTATTGCAATTTATATATCACACCCtgattataataatttgtttcaatttatttttgaaCCATTTATGATTGAACTATATGGTCATTATATAAGAACATATGAAATGAGACCTATATTAGGTGATGAATATTGGTTTTTAACAGAATACAGTGATGTTATGTTATCAGACCAGATGAATAGGAATGCAATCAGATTATATATGTTATACAGAGCACATAATAGAGGATTGCCAGTAATTACAATAGACATATCAGAACTTGCCAGTCCTGAATTATATGGTATTGAAAAAGTTACAGGATCATCAAATTTATGGAACCAcaattacacattttataaattgaaggataaatttgataatgaatataaaataaggCTTATTATAGATTCCAATATcaataatagaaatatttatgttccaaaaattaaatacaaaCATTTCAATATTGAAGTGTACAGAAATGAAGAGGCAACGTACGTAGTAATCAGTGATAAAGATGAAATAATGGATGGGATAAGGATTAAACAATcaagattatttaaaaaaggGGTAAATGAgaaaaaatacaataatattaaaaatagagagcgaaaaaaaataattcaaaaGTTTGAAAAATCATATCCGATAAAACTAGATATTACTATTGATGAAGAACAACCATCATTATTTGAGAAAAAGGAAATATCAGATGGTGAAATGACAATTCATCATTTCTCAATAAAGGAAACCAATGATTTCGGAGAATCCATATTGAACAAATATGTGTTTGGGGCTGTTTATGCAACAGGAAGTTTTCAACCAGGTAACATACCATTGGAACCATTTAGAAAAAACAAGGTGATGATTAATCCAAACATAAACacaaacaaatttattgtaaGGAACAAATCAACATTTGATGATCTGAACACACCACAATATCAGTTATTCCGACTAAgaacataa
- a CDS encoding uncharacterized protein (Signal peptide predicted for TA04680 by SignalP 2.0 HMM (Signal peptide probability 0.903, signal anchor probability 0.000) with cleavage site probability 0.847 between residues 18 and 19), producing MTSIITILTITLIECVFGVIYVDLKNFIISNGVNVFHGRFNINSRYFMFVGDSEPISELRYGNEVIFPKENGSQEYNLLVELFIINKVILVSFYVHTFNDGLLKSVNRHTISISSDKYSHISNEEFMSNINKPVLVSIDIGPKPKHPFIKSTTSDDVNFKMYRYIFEDNYKGFMFDGKSGPLYKFGYVYDSNRPSVVGYTKRPYLTDECVSIAIYKSHPDYNDTFQFMIEPFMIELYSHNVHKYDMRPILGDEYWFLTEYSDDMLLDELYNKPLKLYRLYKKQPYGIPLITLDISELASPEIFGIEKVTGSIGIFKYTFYKQERKFHKEKKIRLIIDSNIRYRKIYIPRIQYDTFSLELHRNDEVTYVIMNQKYEIKNGIKIKQSRLFKKRENDQKYNEVEDKERKKIIEKFEEWYPIKLDITIDEEQPSLFEKKELSDGEMTIHHFSIKETNDFGESILNKYVFGAVYATGSFQPGNIPLEPFRKNKVMINPNINTNKFIVRNKSTFDDLNTPQYQLFRLRT from the coding sequence ATGACATCAATAATTACGATTCTGACAATAACATTGATTGAATGTGTATTTGGAGTAATTTATGTTGAtctaaagaattttattatatctaatGGAGTGAATGTATTTCATGGTAGATTCAATATAAACTCCAGATATTTTATGTTTGTTGGTGATTCAGAACCCATTAGTGAATTAAGATACGGAAATGAAGTGATATTTCCAAAGGAGAATGGTTCACAGGAATACAATTTACTtgttgaattatttataataaataaggTTATTCTGGTATCATTTTATGTCCACACATTTAATGATGGATTATTGAAATCAGTCAATCGACATACCATTAGCATATCATCTGACAAATACAGTCACATAAGCAATGAAGAATTTATGTCAAACATAAATAAACCAGTTCTAGTTTCAATTGATATTGGACCGAAACCAAAACATCCGTTTATAAAAAGTACCACTTCTGAtgatgttaattttaaaatgtatagatatatatttgaagataattataaagGTTTTATGTTTGATGGCAAATCAGGCCCACTATATAAATTCGGATATGTATATGATTCTAATCGTCCTTCTGTTGTAGGTTATACAAAACGTCCATATTTAACTGATGAATGTGTTTCTATTGCAATTTATAAATCACACCCTGATTATAACGATACGTTTCAATTTATGATTGAACCTTTTATGATTGAACTGTATAGTCATAATGTACATAAATATGATATGAGGCCTATATTAGGTGACGAATATTGGTTTTTAACAGAATATAGTGATGATATGTTATTAGATGAATTATACAACAAACcattgaaattatatagaTTATACAAGAAACAACCATATGGAATACCATTAATTACATTAGACATATCAGAACTTGCTAGTCCTGAAATATTTGGAATTGAAAAAGTTACAGGATCAATTGgtatatttaaatacacattttataaacaaGAAAGAAAATTTCATAAAGAAAAAAAAATAAGGCTCATTATAGATTCCAATATCAGATACAGAAAGATTTATATTCCAAGAATTCAATATGATACTTTCAGTTTAGAGTTGCACAGAAATGATGAAGTAACATATGTGATAATGAAtcaaaaatatgaaataaaaaatggGATAAAGATTAAACAATcaagattatttaaaaaaaggGAGAATGatcaaaaatataatgagGTTGAAGATAAAGAGCgaaagaaaataattgaaaagTTTGAAGAATGGTATCCTATAAAACTAGATATTACTATTGATGAAGAACAACCATCATTATTTGAGAAAAAGGAATTATCAGATGGTGAAATGACAATTCATCATTTCTCAATAAAGGAAACTAATGATTTCGGAGAATCCATATTGAACAAATATGTGTTTGGGGCTGTTTATGCAACAGGAAGTTTTCAACCAGGTAACATACCATTGGAACcatttagaaaaaataagGTGATGATTAATCCAAACATAAATacaaacaaatttattgtaaGGAACAAATCAACATTTGATGATCTGAACACACCACAATATCAGTTATTCCGACTAAgaacataa
- a CDS encoding uncharacterized protein (note;~Tap-24g11.q1c.C.cand.55 - score = 22.55;~Signal peptide predicted for TA04685 by SignalP 2.0 HMM (Signal peptide probability 0.903, signal anchor probability 0.000) with cleavage site probability 0.847 between residues 18 and 19), producing the protein MTSIITILTITLIECVFGVIYVDLKNFIVPNGVNVFHGRFNINSRYFMFVGDSEPISELRYGNEVIFPKENGSQEYNLLVELFIINKVILVSFYVHTFNDGLLKSVNRHTISISSDKYSHISNEEFMSKINGPVLVSIDIGPKPKHPFIKSTTSEHVNYQIRRFKLAYNYNWFIFDGKSIPLYRFGYVYDSNRPAVVGYTKRPYLTDECVSISIYKSHTGYNNLFQFMFEPFRIEIVDDYIRSYEMRPILGEEYWFLTEYSDDMLLDEVIMDAIKLNIWYRRHPSGMPVITLDISEIITPELFGIEKVTGSSNIWNYKYTLYKLKDKYVKEYKIKMIIDPMITNRTIHVLKNKYLKYNLEVYRNEEETYLHNYYSDKRGKIREKKKYTYVKKLRIDNYKLLSLSEFHKIIQMFEKSYPIKLDITIDEEQPSLFEKKEISDGEMTIHHFSIKETNDFGESILNKYVFGAVYATGSFQPGNIPLEPFRKNKVMINPNINTNKFIVRNKSTFDDLNTPQYQLFRLRT; encoded by the coding sequence ATGACATCAATAATTACGATTCTGACAATAACATTGATTGAATGTGTATTTGGAGTAATTTATGTTGAtctaaagaattttattgTTCCTAATGGAGTGAATGTATTTCATGGTAGATTCAATATAAACTCCAGATATTTTATGTTTGTTGGTGATTCAGAACCCATTAGTGAATTAAGATACGGAAATGAAGTGATATTTCCAAAGGAGAATGGTTCACAGGAATACAATTTACTtgttgaattatttataataaataaggTTATTCTGGTATCATTTTATGTTCACACATTTAATGATGGATTATTGAAATCAGTCAATCGACATACCATTAGCATATCATCTGACAAATACAGTCACATAAgtaatgaagaatttatgtcaaaaataaatggaCCAGTTCTAGTTTCAATTGATATTGGACCGAAACCAAAACATCCATTTATAAAAAGTACCACTTCTGAACATGttaattatcaaatacGTAGATTTAAACTTGCATATAATTACAATTGGTTTATTTTTGATGGTAAGTCAATCCCACTATATAGATTCGGATATGTATATGATTCTAATCGTCCTGCTGTTGTAGGTTATACAAAACGTCCATATTTAACTGATGAATGTGTTTCTATTTCTATTTATAAATCACACACTGGTTATAACAATTTGTTTCAATTTATGTTTGAACCTTTTAGGATTGAGATAGTTGATGATTATATAAGATCATATGAAATGAGACCTATATTAGGTGAAGAATATTGGTTTTTAACAGAATATAGTGATGATATGTTATTAGATGAAGTAATTATGGACGcaatcaaattaaatatatggTACAGAAGACATCCATCTGGAATGCCCGTAATTACATTAGACATATCAGAAATTATTACTCCTGAATTATTTGGTATTGAAAAAGTTACAGGATCATCAAATATTTGGAACTACAAATAcacattatataaattaaaggataaatatgttaaagaatataaaattaaaatgattataGATCCGATGATCACAAACAGAACAATTCATGTTCTAAAgaacaaatatttaaaatacaatttagAGGTGTACAGAAATGAGGAAGAAACatatttacacaattaTTACAGTGATAAAAGGGGGAAAATAAGGGAGAAAAAGAAGTATACATACGtgaaaaaattaagaatagacaattataaattgttaAGCTTAAGTGaatttcataaaataattcaaatgTTTGAAAAATCATATCCGATAAAACTAGATATTACTATTGATGAAGAGCAACCATCATTATTTGAGAAAAAGGAAATATCAGATGGTGAAATGACAATTCATCATTTCTCAATAAAGGAAACTAATGATTTCGGAGAATCCATATTGAACAAATATGTGTTTGGGGCTGTTTATGCAACAGGAAGTTTTCAACCAGGTAACATACCATTGGAACCATTTAGAAAAAACAAGGTGATGATTAATCCAAACATAAATacaaacaaatttattgtaaGGAACAAATCAACATTTGATGATCTGAACACACCACAATATCAGTTATTCCGACTAAgaacataa